One genomic window of Ziziphus jujuba cultivar Dongzao chromosome 4, ASM3175591v1 includes the following:
- the LOC107417176 gene encoding CLAVATA3/ESR (CLE)-related protein 5-like has translation MAKANSTAQILLLFFLVFSLTFISLQARIFQDHQHIRRKIDSNSLLHELGFDLSKLEKYSTRRSLSDRVSPGGPNSQHH, from the coding sequence ATGGCTAAAGCAAATAGCACCGCTCAGATCTTATTGCTTTTCTTTCTAGTTTTCTCTCTGACATTCATAAGCCTGCAGGCACGGATTTTCCAGGATCACCAGCACATCAGGAGAAAGATAGACAGTAATAGTCTGTTGCATGAGTTGGGTTTTGATCTGTCGAAACTAGAGAAATATTCTACAAGGAGGTCTCTCAGTGATAGGGTCTCACCGGGAGGACCAAATTCTCAGcatcattaa